Genomic DNA from Equus caballus isolate H_3958 breed thoroughbred chromosome 10, TB-T2T, whole genome shotgun sequence:
CCTGTTTTCTGGGGCTTCCGGGGCTCAGGGCCAGTGCCGGGCAACGCTGGACCCAGACGAGAGTCAGAACCAGCCCAGGTCTATGGGGGAGAAGTCACGGGACCCCGAGAGCCTTAGGACAGGATGACACACGCTCTGATGGAGGTGGCGCAGGCACCGTGGGAGCCCGGAGGAGGCAGGTGacccagcctgagacacagcggGGCTCTCTGGAGAAAGGACTCTGGAGCCAAAGGGCAGTGGGACTGCGACAAGCCAGATTCTAGACGGCGGGGGGTGGAAGGGAGGGGATCCCAGGCACGGGGCACAACCGAAGCAAAGGCCTCGCGTCTAGAAAGTGAGAAGCTCCTTTGGGGGCCACTCAGGCACTGAAGTCGCTGCTTTCTACACCCTCGGATGGCAGAgggatggggacactgaggccaaGACAGGGTGTGGGGTTGGGTCAAGTcgcaggcaggaggaagaggcacCGCAGCCAGATCTCAGCCTAGACTGAGCGCTGAAGGGCGAGCCTGGATGCCCCCTGCGGGCCACCACGTGCCCAGCAGCCTGCTGTCGCCGGAGCGGGTAACAGTCCTTCCCCACGCAAACCCACCTCGTGTGCACTGAATGAACAGCCCGGCAAAACTACGGCGGCCGAGGCGGGACAGCCCCGCCCCAGCAGagccgccccctccccagcccacgtGACCTCCCGCCCGGCACAGCCATGGCCGCCCAGGTCCGACGGAAAGGACACCGGATTGGACAATCAGAAGAGGCCCTGCCTTCTCAGCTGTCTCTCTGCGCACGCGCAGGACACTTTggccaatgaaaagacagagagctGTCCGCGCAGCCCGTGTGGCGTCATTTCCGCCGCTCCCTTTTCAGGGATAAGAAACTCTTCGGCGCGACTTCCTTCTTTCCCGGGCGGCTGCCGAAGATGGCGGAGGGGCAGGTGCGAGCTCCGCGAGGTCCGGGCGGCGTGGGGCCGGGGGAAGTCCAACCGGGGACAGCATTGGGACTTACTTCACCTTCGTTTGTGTGTCTTGATACTTTAGCTGGATAACTGAGCAAAACTGGGAGCTTTGGGGGTAAGAGGAATCTGTAAGCAGGGAATAGGCGATCCGGGGAGAGTTTTTATGCCCGAGATTGGCTGAAATGCGGCATCATTCCTCCCGAGAGGCGATGATGGGGCTTCCGGCAGGGGgaggcttatttttaaattgggccTAGGTTACTTTGATTTCGGCCAGGTTTTGGCCGGATTGGTCCCATCCAGTGTCCCCAGCGGCGGGGAAGACAGACAGGCAGCCTGGGGGTGATGAAAGGCCAAGGATTGCCCAAAACGGGGGGTACTTGCACCCTGCCCAAGGCACGGATTGCTTCACCCTCACGTGGGTGTGCTAATCAGCGTTCCTTTGCAGGTCTGAGTATTTTGCAtttgtaggggagcagaattggCCACCCCTAAATATGTTATTTGGGCATAGGGTTATTTTTAAGAGGCCGCAGACAGGAAAAGCTGTGAGAATTGTGGAAGTTAAGTCTCTCCGGTAGAGACCTTCACGTGTATAAGAGGAATCTCCTTTGGGAAGAGAATCGCGCTGtaggaggaaggggagagtgaCACAGTCTCTAGAAGTTTTTCAGTGGAGAACGTGTGAAGTTAAATCTACGTAACAAGTTTAcccttgtttattgtgcttttccTGGGAGCCTCCTGTGACTTCCCACCCCCAGCGTCTTTGTTTTTAGCTGGCGATGTTATTAATGTggtgattttggcaagttactcagttctcgtgggtctctcccatgtgtacaGGAGGTATTCGTGTTACTaggctgtaattttttttcccgTCAATCTGTTTTATgtcgatttttaatttttaggccagccagaaggacttaGAAAGGTAGAAGGAAATTTGTTTTCTGAGACAGCGTGAAACCTTATGCAACAGGTCCAGGGGGCACCTCCCTACAGGGCATTCGGGAACGAAttgctcttttcctttgcttttgggGTTGATTGATGCTTTGAAGGCCTGTTGCTGCTGGAAGCAGAGTTTGTGATAAAAGGCTCCCCCCAGGTCATGCTTTGTCCTTAAGCACCTGGAGGCCTTCGAGGAAGACAGCAGAAGCTTAGCTCTGAGTGCCCTGCCTCCTTGTGTAACTTCATGTATATATAAAGGACTTAGAATGCTCCTGGCGTGTGTTCCTCCATTTATTGTGTGTCTGGCACAGTTTGCGTTCTGTTTTGTGTAAGTTGATTAATTTCACGATATTCCTGAGGCAGGTGTTGTCACTCATCTTAGAGGTGAGGAAGTTGAAGCCTGGAGAGGTGAGGGTTTGGGCCAGTCACCTCGTTAGCAAGTCTGGCTTTggattctgtttctttcttcactgTCTTCTGATAATCACAAAACGTAACAAGCATAAGAGGAGGGACTTTCGTTCCTGATGAAGTTGAGGGTTGGCGTTTGAGCAGTTCGACTTTGTGTAGCCTCACCCGCTCTGAACCTCCGTTTTCTTTGCTGAGATATTCATGCTAGAAACTGCTGTACTTTTGAGATCACGAGAGAGTTAAGTTTCTTGGGCTTCTGCTCGTATCACAGAGCATGGGTTCTTCCACCTGGAGCATCGTGGGCTGAGTGTGGCCAGTCTTGTTCAAATCCTAGCTCGTCCTGTTAGCCTCAAACCTAACCTGGGCATAAGATTTCCTGCCCTTGAAGCAGCCAAGATGTGAGGGGGCTTCTTTGAAATGTTATCCCCCTCGCTGAAATCCTGAGTCAAACACTTGCCCACCAAGGTGAACCTTGGGTGCGAGTTCCTGGGTCCTGGACCTGATAGGAAGCACCCTGGGGGACAGGCGAACTGGAAACAAGTAGAAAGCTGTTGACTGGGGTGGGATCAAAGCTGTGGGTGCCTCTGACCCCTCTCGCTGTCTCTCTTGACAGGTCCTGGTGCTGGATGGCCGGGGCCATCTCCTGGGCCGCCTGGCGGCCATCGTGGCCAAGCAGGTGCTGCTGGGTAAGTGTCCCCAGCTCCCCGGACTCGAGCTCTGGCTGGAGGTCGGTGATGAGCAACAATCACCATCTTTCGTTTGAGTCTCACGACTGTGAGATCAACCCCATGCACCGCTCTGAGACCATCCAGCActccctccctggggctgggggctacAGGGCTGAAGTTTACTTTTGGGGCTGACTCGTAATTCAGCTTGAATCCAGCTCCACCGGTTACTCCTCCGTGACTTGGGGCCGGAGGCTCCCCTGTCTGGGTCTTCGGCAGTATCAGGGCAGGTGGATGGATGCACACAGAGCCCGTGGGTGGCTTCCTAACCTTTGcgtccctttccttttcttctaggcCGGAAGGTGGTGGTCGTGCGCTGTGAGGGCATCAATATTTCTGGCAATTTCTACAGAAACAAGTGTAAGTTAGGGCATGGGAGAAGGGCCAGAGAGTGTTGGCCTGGGTGGTGCTCAGGTCTCAGGATTTGAAAGCGACCCCACAGCAGTGGGAGATGCTAGTGTGAGTTCCCAGACCGCCCTTGGGGCGTGGGTGTGGGCTGGCAGAACTTGGCATTTGCCTGGGAGCTGGGAGGCCTCACCcgctctcccttccccctccccagtgaAGTACCTGGCCTTCCTCCGCAAGCGCATGAACACCAACCCATCCCGCGGCCCCTACCACTTCCGAGCCCCCAGCCGCATCTTCTGGCGGACCGTGCGAGGTGAGCCGGGCCCGAGGACCGCGGGGGTGATGGGGGCTCGGCCAGTGATGAGGACTTCTCCCACTCGTGTTCGAGTTTCCCAACCATGAGATGACTCCACATGCACTACCATCTGAGGCCGCCCGGCTGCCCACCGTGGGGGACAGGGCAGGGTCCTCGCGAGCCCCACTGAGCAGGCCTGCTGTCCCTCTGCCCGCAGGCATGCTGCCCCACAAGACCAAGCGAGGCCAGGCCGCCCTGGACCGCCTCAAGGTGTTCGATGGCATCCCGCCGCCCTATGACAAGGTGAGCTCGACCACGCCCTCACGGCAGCGTGCGTGGGGCCCGGCGTCCGTGATGTTCCACAGTTACCTACATTGTTCGATCCTCGTGAGAACAGCGCTGGCTGAGACGCTGTCCCGGCCACCCTCCTTCCCTGCACGCCCCTCGCTGCAGGGCTCTAAGCCCCTCTCCTTCTCTGACAGAAAAAGCGGATGGTGGTTCCTGCTGCCCTGAAGGTCGTGCGTCTGAAGCCTACACGAAAGGTGAGCGAGCTCCAGGTTGCCCTGAGAGGCCTAATGGGGGCTCCCTGGCCCACTGGGGGTGATCTTTAGGTCCCCAAGACTGGCAGATGATGGCTTTTTCTCACGATGGTCTGCGGATGCCACTGTGGGCAGTGCCGATAATGCCAATGGCTTAGCTGAtgccaggaggggcagggagcccTTCTGGGGGGGGGGTCCTCAGCTTCCAGGGAAAAATTGGAACATTAAATACCTAGGGTCCCCATTTGTCAGCCACTCTCCTATgggccccagccccagtcccGGCTGTCTCCTTACAGCTTCACTCCTTCCCCCCTCAGTTTGCCTACCTAGGGCGCCTGGCTCACGAGGTTGGCTGGAAGTACCAGGCGGTTACAGCCACtctggaggagaagaggaaggaaaaggccaAAATCCATTACCGGAAGAAAAAGCAGCTCACGGTGAGGGCAGCAGCCGGGAGTGGGGGCGCCGCGCTCCAGGCCGCGCCTGGTGGGGGATCGCTCTTGATGTCATGGTCTCTGTGGGCCCCTGGAGGGCTCTGCGTAGGGTTCCGCCTGGGGTCGGGAGTGGAGTCAGGTCCCTCTCGTCAGGGTGCTCCTGGGCGGCAGTAGCCGCTGATCCTCATCTGTCCTCTTAACCCCACAGAGGCTACGGAAACAGGCTGAAAAGAACGTGGAGAAGAAAATTGACAGATACACAGAGGTCCTCAAGACCCACGGACTCCTGGTCTGAGCCCAATAAAACTGACTGTTAACTCCTCATGCTTGGCCTGGCCTGCCCTTCCTCCATCGCCGCCCGCCCTAGGATGTGGGGGACACCCCGGGGCCGCTGTCCAGGCACCACAGGCAGCCTGGGCCTTGGCAGGCTGGGAACACAGAAAGGGCCGTAGAAGCACTAACAGCTGTAAGCTGTGCGGGCGTCATGACGTACTTGTTCTTGAGAGCTCTAGGAAGGCAGCAGTTGGAACCATCAGTTCAGTTTCAGTATTTGAGCTGAAACCTTTTACGTTGTGAGTGGGGCGTCCGTTTAAACGGCCCCCGGGGTCACGGGCTATACTCTGCAGCTGTCAGAACGTGAGGGGTGCTGGGGGCACTGAGCCTGGCGCTGGGCGGAGGCGGTTGTAGATCCGCAGCTGGGAGGTACAACCAGGGAGCCGCACTGCCCTTGCACCTTCCCTGGACTTTGTGATCAGGAGCAAATAAATTACTTTTCAAGCAATTTGGCGTCTTTGCAGTGTGTGTCTGCTCTGGAGGCAGGCCCTTGGCAAGAAAAGGGAGCTTGCGTAAAACTGCCTGTGCTGCAGTCTGCACAGAGAAATGTTGCTTGATACCTGCCCTTCGTGGCAGAAGATTTGTTGAGATTTACACGCTAAAGAATTTCCTTGAAGCCAGTTATTGGTATTTCCCAAGGCTAGCACGGCCTGTGTGGCCCAGTTTATGTGGAGCTCGCTCACTTTCATGCAGCTGCAAAGTATGGAACTACCATTGTGAGCCGGTCCCCCACTGCGGGACGTGGGCTGTTGCACACTTAGGCCGCACCGGGGGGCTGTGCTTTGTGAAGACATTTTGCAGGTGGTATTTAGGCACTAAAAGTGGGATATGAACGTTACTGGCATCTTACCTGGAAGAAGACTAGGCAGCAGGTTAGGTCTGTCCCGGGGGGCCCCCGAGGCTGCTGGCATTTAGCGGGTACCCAGCCCTCTGCCATCAGCACTGGCCACCTCCATCACAGCCTCCCCTGCTGGGCTCGGGCCCCGTATGCACATGAGGTTTCTGTGGAGCCTCCTATACGGGGTGCCGGCCCCAGGATCCAGCGCGGAGCTGTCTGGCCTGACAGGTAAGCGGGTCTGTCCTGAAGGAAGCCAGCTTGATGCCCTGGGGATTGGTGGACAAGAGTTGGAAATAGTTTTGTCATTGAGGCGTTAGGCGTTCCCACGCCTGACAGCACAGGGGGAGCTAGTGGAGCGTAATGTGCGTTTTACTGCAGCTCGCGGGCAAATTAGAGCTGGTGCACCAGGCCGTTCTGTCGTGTTGAATGTCTTGCAAATGTCCAGCAGAGCACAGTGACTCAGGTTTTCGCCAAACCATCATCAGATGGGTGTGTCCCTACCCCTCCCGGGGCTTCTGCTCCCCACGGGAGCTGCCACCAGAAGCAACtaaaggcacagagagtttaaatCTTACAGTTGGCAAAACTGCACGTTACAGCAGCACAATATAACCCCACCAAAAGCAGGATCCGTTCAAAAGATCAATCGGGCTTTATAAAACTAAAACTTTCCACTTCAAAAGACACCACTAGTGAGGCTGGCCGGCTggcgtagtggtgaagttcatgcgctccactttggcagcccagggttcgcgggttcaggtcccagatgtggacctacgcaccacttaagccatgctgtggcaggcgtcccacataaaatagaggaagatgggcacagatgtgtgctcagggccaatcttcctcagcaaaaagggaggattggcagtggatgttacctcagggctactcttcctcaaaaaaataaaaatgaccgTTAACATGAACACAAGCttcaggctgggagaaaatatttgcaaatcattttctcttttgaaggaCTTGATCCTGAATGTATAAAAAGCTCTTAAgactcaataacaagaaaacaaataaccaagTAAAAGTTAAGCAAaaaattgaatagacatttcaccaaagaagatatataaatggccagtAGTAAGCACAGGAGAAGATGCTCACCGTCGTTTGCCGTTAGAGAATGTACATGAAATCGGGCATACCCCTCATGCTTCCTGTAGGACAAATACGGGGAGTTGGAACCTCTGGGCCAACGGCAGGAGCATTTTCAAAGCTCCAGTTCCATCTTGCCCAGCTGCCCACCAGCAAAGCCCCCTCCACAGCACGTGGGCGTGCTGCCCCGTCCATGGAAGAGAGGGCCACCAAGGAAGGTCCTGTTTTAACAGGCGTTTCAGTGCGCGCTGCGGAGGGTGAGCGTATCCAGGCCTACTAGCGTTTGCGTTTCTGTTGTGAAATGCCGGTAAATATGTCCGTGAAGTCTGGCGGCGGCGAGGAAATGTTGCCTCAAGTGGCAATAAGTAGAATGGGCTGAAGGTGATTATTGGACGACAAGGCTGTTCACAGTGCAGGTGAAAAATCCGcatggtgaggggctggccccgtggccgagcggttaagtttgcgcgctccgctgcaggcggccaagtgttcgaatcctgggcgcagacatggcacggctcatcaaaccacgctgaggtggcatcccacatgccacaactaagaatatacaattatgtaccggcgggctttggggagaaaaaggaaaaaactaaaatcttaaaaaaaaaaaatcaacatggtGGGTTGTAACTAGCCTTAAAATAGGTGCCATtgaacagaaatggaaaaatgagcgtattgcaggaaggaaagaaaagagttaaaaagcaagaagaaggcaggagggaggaagagagagaaataggttTTGGTCACAACGGAGAATGTATATCGTGAGCTGTGATGATAAATGTGAAAAACTATGGACCTAAAAGTCTCCAAATTGCCCCTTGGGGGGAGGcgctatttctttgctttttccttatC
This window encodes:
- the RPL13A gene encoding large ribosomal subunit protein uL13 isoform X1, producing MAEGQVLVLDGRGHLLGRLAAIVAKQVLLGRKVVVVRCEGINISGNFYRNKLKYLAFLRKRMNTNPSRGPYHFRAPSRIFWRTVRGMLPHKTKRGQAALDRLKVFDGIPPPYDKKKRMVVPAALKVVRLKPTRKFAYLGRLAHEVGWKYQAVTATLEEKRKEKAKIHYRKKKQLTRLRKQAEKNVEKKIDRYTEVLKTHGLLV
- the RPL13A gene encoding large ribosomal subunit protein uL13 isoform X2 — encoded protein: MNTNPSRGPYHFRAPSRIFWRTVRGMLPHKTKRGQAALDRLKVFDGIPPPYDKKKRMVVPAALKVVRLKPTRKFAYLGRLAHEVGWKYQAVTATLEEKRKEKAKIHYRKKKQLTRLRKQAEKNVEKKIDRYTEVLKTHGLLV